In a genomic window of Enterobacter asburiae:
- a CDS encoding L,D-transpeptidase family protein: MMTSSRFTRWITLFALAATVAVALPARANTWPLPPPGSKVVGENRFHVVENNGGSLEAIAKKYNVGFLALLQANPGVDPYVPRAGSVLTIPLQTILPDAPREGIVINLAELRLYYYPPGKNEVTVYPIGIGQLGGDTLTPTMVTTVSDKRANPTWTPTANIRARYKAQGIDLPAVVPAGPDNPMGHHAIRLAAYGGVYLLHGTNADFGIGMRVSSGCIRLRDNDIKTLFNVVTPGTKVNIINTPIKVSEEPGGVRLVEIHQPLSKNIGDDPQTLPIKLNAAMVSFKTNANTDSLVMERAMEARSGMPTDVTRHHDVVPQPM, from the coding sequence ATGATGACCTCTTCGCGTTTTACCCGCTGGATAACCCTTTTTGCGCTGGCGGCCACCGTCGCGGTTGCGCTTCCTGCGCGCGCAAACACCTGGCCCCTTCCCCCGCCCGGCAGCAAGGTGGTGGGCGAGAACCGCTTTCATGTGGTAGAAAACAATGGCGGTTCACTGGAAGCGATAGCCAAAAAATATAACGTCGGTTTTCTGGCCCTGCTGCAGGCGAACCCCGGCGTCGACCCGTACGTCCCGCGCGCGGGCAGCGTGCTGACCATCCCGTTACAGACTATCCTGCCGGATGCCCCGCGCGAGGGGATCGTGATCAACCTGGCGGAGCTGCGTCTGTACTATTACCCGCCGGGTAAAAATGAGGTTACCGTCTACCCTATCGGTATTGGTCAGTTGGGCGGCGATACGCTGACACCGACGATGGTCACGACCGTCTCGGATAAACGCGCCAACCCAACCTGGACGCCGACGGCCAACATTCGCGCCCGTTATAAGGCCCAGGGCATCGATCTTCCTGCCGTGGTGCCGGCAGGCCCGGATAACCCGATGGGTCACCACGCGATCCGCCTTGCCGCGTACGGTGGCGTTTACCTGCTGCACGGGACGAACGCGGATTTTGGCATCGGCATGCGCGTCAGCTCCGGCTGTATTCGTCTGCGCGATAACGATATCAAAACGCTTTTTAACGTCGTTACGCCGGGAACGAAGGTGAATATTATCAATACGCCGATTAAGGTCTCTGAAGAGCCAGGCGGCGTGCGGCTGGTTGAGATTCACCAGCCGCTGTCAAAAAATATCGGCGACGATCCGCAGACGTTACCCATTAAGCTGAATGCCGCGATGGTGAGCTTCAAAACGAATGCGAACACCGATAGCCTGGTGATGGAGCGCGCGATGGAGGCACGGTCAGGGATGCCGACCGATGTCACCCGGCATCACGATGTCGTCCCGCAGCCGATGTAA
- the mfd gene encoding transcription-repair coupling factor: protein MPEHYRYSLPVKAGDQRQLGELTGAACATLVAEIAERHPGPVVLVAPDMQNALRLHDEIRQFTDSLVFSLADWETLPYDSFSPHQEIISSRLSTLYQLPTMQRGVLIVPVNTLMQRVCPHSYLHGHALVMKKGQRLSRDTLRDQLDGAGYRHVDQVMEHGEYATRGALLDLYPMGSDQPYRLDFFDDEIDSLRVFDADTQRTLEEVESINLLPAHEFPTDKTAIELFRSQWRDRFDVKRDAEHIYQQVSKGTLPAGIEYWQPLFFNEPLPALFSYFPANTLIVNTGDIDASASRFESETRARFENRGVDPMRPLLPPEALWLRTDELNAELKRWPRMQLKTDSLADKAANTNLAFRTLPDLAVQAQQKSPLDNLRKFLESFTGPVVFSVESEGRREALGELLGRIKVAPKRILRLSEATGNGRYLMIGAAEHGFIDTLNNLALICESDLLGERVARRRQDSRRTINPDTLIRNLAELHPGQPIVHLEHGVGRYQGMTTLEAGGIKGEYLMLTYANDAKLYVPVSSLHLISRYAGGAEENAPLHKLGGDAWARARQKAAEKVRDVAAELLDIYAQRAAKEGFAFKHDKEQYQLFCDSFPFETTPDQAQAINAVLSDMCQPLAMDRLVCGDVGFGKTEVAMRAAFLAVENNKQVAVLVPTTLLAQQHFDNFRDRFANWPVRIEMLSRFRSTKEQTQILEQASEGKIDILIGTHKLLQSDVKWKDLGLLIVDEEHRFGVRHKERIKAMRADVDILTLTATPIPRTLNMAMSGMRDLSIIATPPARRLAVKTFVREYDNLVVREAILREVLRGGQVYYLYNDVENIQKAADRLAELVPEARVAIGHGQMRERELERVMNDFHHQRFNVLVCTTIIETGIDIPTANTIIIERADHFGLAQLHQLRGRVGRSHHQAYAWLLTPHPKAMTTDAQKRLEAIASLEDLGAGFALATHDLEIRGAGELLGEDQSGSMETIGFSLYMELLENAVDALKAGREPSLEDLTSQQTEVELRMPSLLPDDFIPDVNTRLSFYKRIASAKNENELEEIKVELIDRFGLLPDAARNLLDIARLRQQAQKLGIRKLEGNEKGGVIEFAEKNHVNPMWLIGLLQKQPQHFRLDGPTRLKFTQELTERKTRMDWVRNFMRQLEENAVA from the coding sequence ATGCCTGAACACTATCGTTATTCCTTGCCCGTCAAAGCGGGCGACCAGCGTCAGCTGGGTGAACTCACGGGCGCGGCGTGCGCCACGCTGGTGGCAGAAATCGCCGAGCGGCACCCTGGCCCGGTGGTACTGGTTGCCCCGGATATGCAAAACGCCCTGCGCCTGCACGACGAAATCCGCCAGTTCACCGATAGCCTGGTGTTCAGCCTGGCCGACTGGGAAACGCTGCCTTATGACAGCTTCTCTCCGCATCAGGAGATCATCTCCTCGCGCCTGTCGACCCTGTATCAACTCCCGACTATGCAGCGCGGCGTGCTGATTGTGCCGGTCAATACCCTGATGCAGCGCGTCTGCCCGCACAGCTATCTGCACGGTCACGCGCTTGTGATGAAAAAAGGCCAGCGCCTGTCTCGCGACACCCTGCGCGACCAGCTTGACGGTGCTGGCTATCGCCATGTCGATCAGGTCATGGAACACGGGGAATACGCGACCCGCGGCGCGTTGCTCGACCTTTACCCGATGGGCAGCGACCAGCCGTATCGTCTGGATTTCTTTGATGATGAAATCGACAGCCTGCGCGTGTTCGATGCCGACACCCAGCGCACGCTGGAGGAAGTGGAGTCTATCAATTTACTGCCCGCGCATGAGTTCCCGACGGACAAAACTGCCATCGAACTGTTCCGCAGCCAGTGGCGCGACAGGTTCGACGTGAAGCGTGATGCAGAACATATCTATCAGCAGGTCAGCAAAGGCACGCTCCCGGCCGGGATCGAATACTGGCAGCCGCTGTTCTTCAACGAGCCGCTGCCTGCCCTGTTCAGCTATTTCCCGGCGAATACGCTGATTGTAAACACCGGCGATATCGACGCCAGCGCCAGCCGCTTTGAAAGCGAAACCCGCGCGCGCTTCGAAAACCGGGGCGTTGACCCGATGCGTCCGCTCCTGCCGCCGGAAGCGCTATGGCTGCGCACCGACGAGCTTAACGCCGAGCTGAAGCGCTGGCCGCGCATGCAGCTCAAAACCGACTCGCTTGCCGATAAAGCCGCCAATACGAACCTCGCCTTCCGGACGCTGCCGGACCTGGCCGTTCAGGCGCAGCAGAAATCGCCGCTGGATAATCTGCGCAAGTTCCTGGAGTCCTTTACCGGCCCGGTCGTATTTTCCGTTGAGAGTGAAGGCCGCCGCGAAGCGCTCGGTGAGCTGCTGGGACGCATCAAAGTTGCGCCGAAGCGCATTCTGCGGTTAAGCGAAGCGACCGGGAATGGTCGTTACCTGATGATTGGCGCCGCCGAGCACGGGTTCATTGACACGCTCAATAACCTGGCGCTGATTTGCGAAAGCGACCTGCTGGGCGAGCGCGTCGCGCGCCGTCGGCAGGACAGCCGTCGGACCATCAACCCGGACACCTTGATCCGTAACCTGGCCGAGCTGCATCCGGGCCAGCCGATTGTTCACCTGGAGCACGGCGTCGGACGATATCAGGGGATGACCACGCTGGAAGCGGGCGGTATCAAAGGTGAGTACCTGATGCTGACCTACGCCAACGATGCCAAACTCTATGTGCCTGTTTCGTCCCTGCACCTTATCAGCCGCTACGCGGGAGGTGCGGAGGAGAACGCGCCGCTGCACAAGCTGGGCGGCGATGCCTGGGCGCGTGCGCGCCAGAAGGCAGCGGAAAAAGTGCGCGACGTGGCGGCCGAGCTGCTGGATATCTACGCCCAGCGCGCGGCCAAAGAGGGCTTCGCCTTTAAGCACGACAAAGAACAGTACCAGCTGTTCTGCGACAGCTTCCCGTTTGAAACCACGCCGGATCAGGCCCAGGCCATTAATGCCGTGCTGAGCGACATGTGCCAGCCGCTGGCAATGGACCGCTTAGTCTGCGGCGACGTCGGCTTCGGAAAAACCGAAGTGGCGATGCGCGCCGCCTTCCTTGCGGTGGAAAACAACAAGCAGGTGGCGGTGCTGGTGCCGACCACCCTGCTCGCCCAGCAGCACTTCGACAACTTCCGGGACCGTTTCGCCAACTGGCCGGTACGTATAGAAATGCTGTCGCGTTTTCGCAGCACAAAAGAGCAAACGCAGATCCTGGAGCAGGCAAGCGAAGGCAAAATCGACATTCTGATCGGCACCCACAAGCTGCTGCAAAGCGACGTGAAGTGGAAAGATCTGGGGCTGCTGATCGTTGACGAAGAGCACCGCTTCGGGGTGCGTCATAAAGAGCGCATCAAAGCGATGCGCGCGGACGTCGACATCCTGACCCTGACCGCAACGCCGATCCCGCGCACGCTGAACATGGCGATGAGCGGCATGCGCGATCTGTCGATTATCGCCACGCCGCCGGCGCGCCGTCTGGCGGTAAAAACCTTTGTCCGCGAGTATGACAATCTGGTGGTGCGTGAGGCGATCCTGCGTGAGGTGCTGCGCGGCGGCCAGGTGTATTACCTGTATAACGACGTCGAAAATATCCAGAAAGCCGCCGACAGGCTGGCTGAACTGGTACCGGAGGCGCGCGTTGCCATCGGGCACGGGCAGATGCGCGAACGCGAGCTGGAACGGGTGATGAACGACTTCCACCACCAGCGCTTTAACGTGCTGGTGTGTACCACCATCATTGAGACCGGGATCGACATTCCGACCGCGAACACGATTATTATCGAACGCGCGGATCACTTTGGTCTGGCCCAGCTCCACCAGCTGCGCGGCCGCGTCGGGCGTTCGCACCATCAGGCCTACGCGTGGCTGCTGACGCCGCATCCGAAAGCGATGACCACCGACGCGCAAAAGCGCCTGGAAGCCATCGCCTCGCTGGAAGATCTCGGCGCAGGCTTCGCGCTGGCCACGCACGATCTTGAGATCCGCGGTGCCGGCGAACTACTGGGTGAAGATCAGAGCGGCTCCATGGAGACCATCGGCTTCTCGCTCTATATGGAGCTGCTGGAAAACGCGGTCGATGCCCTGAAGGCCGGACGTGAACCGTCTCTGGAAGATTTGACCAGCCAGCAGACCGAGGTTGAACTCCGCATGCCTTCCCTGCTGCCAGACGATTTCATTCCGGATGTGAATACCCGTCTGTCGTTCTACAAGCGTATCGCCAGTGCGAAAAATGAGAACGAGCTGGAAGAGATTAAGGTGGAGCTGATTGACCGCTTCGGCCTGCTGCCAGATGCGGCGAGAAACCTGCTGGATATCGCGCGTCTGCGCCAGCAGGCGCAGAAGCTGGGCATTCGCAAACTTGAAGGCAACGAAAAAGGCGGCGTAATTGAGTTTGCCGAGAAGAATCACGTCAACCCGATGTGGCTGATCGGTCTGCTGCAAAAACAGCCGCAGCATTTCCGTCTGGATGGTCCAACCCGTCTGAAATTTACCCAGGAGCTGACGGAGCGCAAAACCCGCATGGACTGGGTGCGTAACTTTATGCGTCAGTTGGAAGAGAACGCCGTCGCATAA
- a CDS encoding NAD(P)/FAD-dependent oxidoreductase — MTTPLKKIVIVGGGAGGLELATQLGKKLGRGKKAKITLVDRNHSHLWKPLLHEVATGSLDEGVDALSYLAHARNHHFQFQLGSVVDINRESKTITLAELRDEKGELLVPERKLPYDTLVMALGSTSNDFNTPGVKEHCIFLDNPHQARRFHQEMLNLFLKYTSNLGANGKVNIAIVGGGATGVELSAELHNAVKQLHSYGYKGLTNEALNVTLVEAGERILPALPPRISGAAHNELTKLGVRVLTQTMVTSADEGGLHTKDGEYIKADLMVWAAGIKAPDFMKEIGGLETNRINQLVTEPTLQTTRDPDIFAIGDCASCARPEGGFVPPRAQAAHQMASLVLHNILAQYKGKPMKAYIYKDHGSLVSLSNFSTVGSLMGNLMRGSMMVEGRIARFVYISLYRMHQIALHGYFKTGLMMLVGRINRVIRPRLKLH; from the coding sequence TTGACTACGCCATTGAAAAAGATAGTGATTGTAGGCGGTGGTGCTGGCGGGCTGGAGCTGGCCACACAGTTGGGCAAGAAGCTGGGGCGCGGTAAAAAAGCCAAAATCACGCTGGTGGATCGTAACCACAGTCACCTGTGGAAACCGCTGCTGCACGAAGTGGCGACCGGCTCACTGGATGAGGGCGTGGACGCGCTGAGCTATCTGGCGCACGCGCGCAACCATCATTTCCAGTTCCAGTTGGGCTCGGTGGTGGACATCAACCGTGAGAGCAAAACCATTACCCTGGCCGAGCTGCGTGATGAAAAAGGCGAGCTGCTGGTTCCTGAGCGTAAACTGCCGTATGACACGCTGGTGATGGCGCTCGGCAGTACCTCCAACGACTTCAACACGCCGGGCGTTAAAGAGCACTGTATCTTCCTCGATAACCCGCACCAGGCGCGTCGTTTCCATCAGGAAATGCTGAACCTGTTCCTGAAGTACACCAGCAATCTGGGTGCGAATGGCAAGGTTAACATTGCCATTGTCGGCGGCGGCGCGACGGGCGTTGAGCTGTCCGCGGAGCTGCACAATGCGGTGAAACAGCTGCACAGCTACGGTTACAAAGGGTTAACTAACGAAGCGCTGAACGTCACGCTGGTTGAAGCGGGTGAGCGTATTCTGCCTGCGCTGCCTCCGCGCATTTCCGGCGCAGCGCACAATGAACTGACGAAACTGGGCGTGCGCGTCCTGACGCAGACCATGGTGACCAGCGCTGACGAAGGTGGACTGCACACCAAAGACGGCGAGTACATCAAAGCGGATCTGATGGTCTGGGCGGCAGGTATCAAAGCGCCTGACTTTATGAAAGAGATCGGCGGTCTGGAGACGAACCGCATTAACCAGCTGGTTACGGAGCCAACGCTGCAAACCACGCGTGACCCTGATATTTTTGCTATTGGTGACTGTGCCTCCTGCGCGCGTCCTGAAGGGGGCTTCGTGCCGCCGCGTGCTCAGGCCGCTCACCAGATGGCAAGCCTGGTGCTGCACAATATTCTGGCGCAGTACAAAGGTAAGCCAATGAAGGCGTATATCTATAAAGACCACGGTTCCCTGGTATCGCTGTCAAACTTCTCTACCGTCGGTAGCCTGATGGGTAACCTGATGCGTGGCTCGATGATGGTGGAAGGGCGCATTGCACGCTTCGTGTATATCTCCCTGTACCGTATGCACCAGATCGCGCTGCACGGCTACTTTAAAACGGGCCTGATGATGCTGGTGGGCAGAATCAACCGCGTCATTCGTCCGCGTCTGAAGCTGCACTAA
- a CDS encoding acyltransferase family protein: MKQKALWINQIKGLCICLVVIYHSVITFYPHLSGLQHPLSGLLAKCWVYFNLYLAPFRMPVFFFISGYLIRRYIDEVDWRTSLDKRIWSIVWVLALWGVLQWQALTHLNAWLAPDRELATSSNAAYADSFSGFVLGMVTASTSLWYLYALVVYFTLCKLLSRWKLPVLGLLALASIAINFLPLPWWGMNSVVRNMIYYSMGAWYGAELMTWMKSFNLRRTWLATGAFAAVSVVLWFANVPLLLSLLSIVLIMKLFYSFEQRYAVHPNNLLNVIGSNTIAIYTTHRILIEAFSLILIGEMNAALWPIWAELCLILVYPFASLLICTLAGLGVRKISTALFGDLFFSPPSTRSLSPATR, from the coding sequence ATGAAGCAAAAAGCATTATGGATTAACCAGATAAAAGGGCTCTGTATCTGCCTGGTGGTTATCTATCATTCGGTCATCACCTTTTACCCGCATCTGAGCGGGCTGCAACACCCGCTCTCCGGTCTTCTCGCCAAATGCTGGGTCTATTTTAACCTCTATCTCGCCCCGTTCCGGATGCCGGTCTTCTTCTTTATCTCCGGCTATCTGATCCGTCGTTATATTGATGAGGTGGACTGGCGCACCAGCCTCGACAAGCGGATCTGGAGCATCGTCTGGGTTCTGGCGCTGTGGGGCGTCCTGCAATGGCAGGCCCTGACCCACCTGAATGCCTGGCTGGCGCCCGACCGCGAGCTTGCCACCTCGTCAAATGCGGCCTACGCCGACTCGTTCTCAGGCTTTGTGCTGGGGATGGTCACCGCCAGCACCAGCCTGTGGTATCTGTATGCTCTGGTGGTCTACTTCACGCTGTGTAAACTGCTGAGCCGCTGGAAGCTGCCGGTACTCGGACTGCTGGCGCTGGCGAGCATCGCGATCAACTTCCTGCCTCTGCCGTGGTGGGGAATGAACAGCGTGGTACGCAACATGATCTACTACAGCATGGGGGCGTGGTATGGCGCGGAGCTGATGACGTGGATGAAAAGCTTCAACCTGCGCCGCACATGGCTGGCAACTGGCGCTTTCGCGGCCGTCTCCGTGGTGCTGTGGTTTGCAAACGTTCCTCTCCTGCTTTCCCTGCTGTCGATTGTGTTGATCATGAAGCTGTTCTATAGCTTCGAGCAGCGCTATGCCGTGCATCCTAACAACCTGCTGAACGTGATTGGCTCAAACACCATTGCGATCTATACCACCCACCGCATATTAATTGAGGCCTTCAGCCTGATTCTGATTGGCGAGATGAATGCCGCCCTGTGGCCGATCTGGGCAGAACTGTGCTTAATACTGGTCTACCCGTTTGCCAGCCTGCTTATCTGTACCCTTGCCGGGCTCGGGGTGCGTAAAATCTCCACCGCACTGTTCGGAGACCTTTTCTTCTCTCCTCCGTCTACGCGGAGCCTGTCACCTGCCACCCGTTAA
- a CDS encoding glycine zipper 2TM domain-containing protein — MNKSMLAGIGIGVAAALGVAAVASLNVLDRGPQYAQVVSATPIKETVKTPRQECRNVSVTHRRPVQDENRIAGSVLGAVAGGVIGHQFGGGRGKDVATVVGALGGGYAGNQVQGAMQDNDTYTTTQQRCKTVYDKSEKMLGYDVTYKIGDQQGKIRMDKDPGTQIPLDGNGQLVLNNKA; from the coding sequence GTGAATAAATCAATGTTGGCGGGTATAGGGATTGGTGTCGCAGCTGCGTTAGGTGTGGCAGCTGTTGCCAGTCTCAACGTTTTAGATCGCGGCCCGCAGTATGCGCAGGTGGTTTCCGCAACGCCTATTAAAGAAACCGTAAAAACCCCTCGTCAGGAGTGTCGTAACGTCTCCGTAACCCATCGTCGTCCGGTACAGGATGAAAACCGTATTGCCGGCTCTGTTCTCGGCGCGGTAGCGGGTGGGGTGATTGGTCACCAGTTCGGCGGCGGCCGGGGCAAAGATGTGGCGACCGTGGTCGGCGCGCTGGGTGGCGGCTATGCCGGTAACCAGGTGCAGGGCGCGATGCAGGATAATGATACCTACACTACGACTCAGCAGCGCTGCAAAACCGTCTATGACAAGTCGGAGAAAATGCTGGGTTATGACGTGACGTATAAAATTGGCGATCAGCAGGGCAAAATCCGCATGGATAAAGACCCGGGTACCCAAATTCCACTGGATGGAAATGGTCAGCTGGTACTGAACAACAAAGCGTAA
- a CDS encoding DUF1471 domain-containing protein, which yields MKNVKTLIAAAVLSSLSFASFAAVQVQSTPADQHKVGTISASAGTNLGSLEDQLAQKAEAMGAKSYRITSVTGPNTLHGTAVIYK from the coding sequence ATGAAAAACGTAAAAACCCTCATCGCTGCTGCTGTCCTGAGTTCACTCTCTTTCGCAAGCTTTGCTGCTGTACAGGTACAATCCACTCCAGCCGATCAACATAAAGTCGGGACGATCTCTGCGTCTGCCGGGACTAACCTGGGCTCACTGGAAGATCAGCTGGCGCAAAAAGCGGAAGCAATGGGTGCAAAATCTTACCGCATCACTTCTGTGACCGGTCCTAACACCCTGCACGGCACCGCTGTAATCTACAAATAA
- the lolC gene encoding lipoprotein-releasing ABC transporter permease subunit LolC: MYQPVALFIGLRYMRGRAADRFGRFVSWLSTIGITLGVMALVTVLSVMNGFERELQNNILGLMPQAVLSSTNGSVNPQQLPESAAKLQGVTRVAPLTTGDVVLQSARSVAVGVMLGIDPAQKDPLTPFLVNVKQTDLEAGKYNVILGEQLAGQLGVNRGDQLRVMVPSASQFTPMGRLPSQRLFNVVGTFAANSEVDGYQMLVNIQDASRLMRYPAGNITGWRLWLDQPLKVDTLSQQKLPDGTKWQDWRERKGELFQAVRMEKNMMGLLLSLIVAVAAFNIITSLGLMVMEKQGEVAILQTQGLTPRQIMAVFMVQGASAGIIGALLGAVLGALLASQLNNLMPIIGALLDGAALPVAIEPLQVVGIALAAMAIALLSTLYPSWRAAATQPAEALRYE, translated from the coding sequence ATGTATCAACCTGTCGCACTCTTCATAGGCTTACGTTACATGCGTGGGCGCGCCGCGGACCGCTTCGGTCGCTTTGTCTCCTGGCTTTCGACTATTGGCATTACGCTTGGCGTGATGGCACTGGTGACGGTACTTTCCGTTATGAATGGCTTCGAGCGCGAGCTGCAAAACAACATTCTGGGGCTGATGCCGCAGGCCGTTCTCTCCTCAACCAACGGTTCGGTGAACCCGCAACAGCTGCCGGAAAGCGCGGCGAAGCTACAGGGCGTCACGCGCGTTGCGCCGCTCACAACGGGCGACGTGGTGCTGCAAAGTGCCCGCAGCGTGGCGGTCGGCGTGATGCTGGGAATTGACCCGGCGCAAAAAGACCCGCTGACGCCGTTCCTGGTTAACGTCAAGCAGACCGATCTGGAAGCCGGAAAGTACAACGTGATTCTGGGTGAGCAGCTTGCCGGCCAGCTTGGCGTCAACCGTGGCGACCAGCTGCGCGTGATGGTGCCGTCCGCAAGCCAATTTACGCCGATGGGACGTTTGCCAAGCCAGCGCCTGTTTAACGTGGTCGGCACCTTTGCCGCCAACAGCGAAGTTGACGGCTATCAGATGCTGGTGAACATCCAGGACGCGTCACGCCTGATGCGTTACCCGGCGGGAAACATCACCGGCTGGCGCCTGTGGCTCGATCAGCCGCTGAAGGTCGATACCCTCAGCCAGCAAAAACTGCCGGACGGCACCAAATGGCAGGACTGGCGCGAGCGTAAAGGCGAACTGTTCCAGGCCGTGCGAATGGAAAAAAACATGATGGGGCTGCTGCTGAGCCTGATCGTCGCCGTGGCTGCATTTAACATTATCACCTCGCTGGGCCTGATGGTGATGGAGAAGCAGGGCGAAGTCGCCATTCTGCAAACTCAGGGGCTCACGCCGCGCCAGATCATGGCGGTGTTTATGGTGCAGGGGGCCAGTGCCGGTATCATCGGCGCGCTGCTCGGCGCCGTGCTGGGGGCACTGCTTGCCAGCCAGCTTAATAACTTAATGCCGATCATCGGCGCGCTGCTTGACGGCGCGGCGCTGCCGGTGGCTATCGAGCCGCTGCAGGTGGTCGGGATTGCGCTGGCCGCGATGGCCATTGCGCTGCTTTCTACGCTTTATCCTTCCTGGCGCGCTGCCGCCACCCAACCCGCTGAGGCTTTACGTTATGAATAA
- the lolD gene encoding lipoprotein-releasing ABC transporter ATP-binding protein LolD: protein MNKILLQCDNLSKRYQEGTVQTDVLHNVSFSVGEGEMMAIVGSSGSGKSTLLHLLGGLDTPTSGDVIFSGQPMSKMSSAAKAELRNRELGFIYQFHHLLPDFTALENVAMPLLIGKKKPAEINARASDMLKAVGLGHRGNHRPSELSGGERQRVAIARALVNNPRLVLADEPTGNLDARNADSIFQLLGELNASQGTAFLVVTHDLQLAKRMGRQLEMRDGHLNAELTLMGAE from the coding sequence ATGAATAAGATCCTGTTGCAATGCGACAACCTGTCCAAACGCTATCAGGAAGGCACTGTGCAGACCGACGTGCTGCACAATGTGAGCTTTAGCGTGGGCGAGGGCGAGATGATGGCGATTGTCGGCAGCTCCGGCTCGGGCAAAAGTACGCTGCTGCACCTGCTGGGCGGGCTCGATACGCCAACCAGCGGCGATGTGATCTTCTCCGGCCAGCCGATGAGCAAAATGTCCTCTGCAGCGAAGGCCGAGCTGCGTAACCGCGAGCTGGGCTTTATCTACCAGTTCCACCACCTGCTGCCGGATTTCACGGCGCTGGAAAACGTGGCGATGCCGCTGCTGATTGGCAAAAAGAAACCGGCAGAAATTAATGCCCGCGCCAGCGACATGCTGAAAGCGGTAGGGCTGGGGCATCGCGGTAACCATCGTCCGTCAGAGCTTTCCGGCGGCGAGCGCCAGCGCGTGGCGATTGCCCGCGCGCTGGTCAATAATCCGCGCCTGGTACTTGCGGATGAACCGACCGGTAACCTGGACGCGCGCAATGCGGACAGTATTTTCCAGCTTCTCGGCGAGCTGAACGCCTCGCAGGGGACCGCGTTTCTGGTGGTGACCCACGATCTGCAGCTGGCAAAACGCATGGGGCGCCAGCTTGAGATGCGCGACGGTCATCTGAACGCGGAACTAACCCTGATGGGGGCGGAGTAA
- a CDS encoding TetR/AcrR family transcriptional regulator, which yields MTTDVTSCAKKSRGRPKVFDRDAALDKAMTLFWQHGYEATSLSDLVEATGAKAPTLYAEFTNKEGLFRAVLDRYISRFAAKHEAQLFCEEKSVEQALRDYFTAVATCFTSKETPAGCFMINTSATLAAASKEIANTVKSRHAMQEETLSAFLAQRQQRGEIPAQCNPQLLAQYLSCILQGMSISAREGATLEKLQNISDTTLRLWPELLKI from the coding sequence ATGACAACCGACGTCACGAGTTGTGCGAAGAAAAGCCGTGGCCGACCAAAAGTGTTTGACAGGGATGCAGCGCTTGATAAGGCCATGACTCTCTTCTGGCAACATGGGTATGAAGCGACCTCGCTTTCCGATCTGGTAGAAGCCACCGGAGCCAAAGCGCCGACGCTTTATGCTGAATTTACCAATAAAGAGGGGCTGTTCAGGGCGGTGCTGGACAGGTACATTTCGCGCTTTGCGGCGAAACACGAAGCGCAGCTATTTTGTGAAGAGAAAAGCGTTGAACAGGCACTACGGGATTACTTCACCGCCGTTGCCACCTGTTTCACCAGTAAAGAGACGCCCGCGGGCTGCTTTATGATTAACACCTCTGCCACCCTGGCGGCGGCGTCGAAAGAGATCGCCAATACGGTGAAATCGCGTCATGCAATGCAGGAAGAGACGCTCAGCGCATTTCTGGCTCAGCGCCAGCAGCGCGGTGAAATCCCTGCGCAATGCAATCCTCAGCTGTTGGCGCAATACCTGAGCTGTATTTTGCAGGGGATGTCGATCAGCGCCCGTGAAGGGGCGACGCTGGAAAAGCTGCAGAATATTAGCGACACCACGCTGCGGCTGTGGCCTGAGCTACTGAAAATCTGA